The following coding sequences are from one Dreissena polymorpha isolate Duluth1 chromosome 8, UMN_Dpol_1.0, whole genome shotgun sequence window:
- the LOC127842128 gene encoding uncharacterized protein LOC127842128, producing the protein MFSSTAEDVLLKGFCTCIKELNNIYHEDYTALRFLVVFLAISCAKGGKEMMYEYDGEMGDDGMMYDYNDVRTGEEIGDRNVGCRRWCTVSYRGISQRWCCCPGTIVNWFCPRVSRH; encoded by the exons ATGTTTTCATCGACTGCAGAAGACGTCCTTCTGAAAGG TTTCTGTACCTGCATCAAGGAGCTGAACAACATCTACCATGAAGATTACACTGCTCTGCGCTTCTTGGTCGTCTTCCTGGCCATCTCGTGCG CCAAGGGCGGTAAGGAAATGATGTACGAATATGATGGTGAGATGGGAGACGATGGAATGATGTACGACTATAATGACGTGAGGACCGGTGAAGAAATTGGAGACCGCAATGTAGGGTGTAGGCGGTGGTGTACGGTATCATATCGCGGTATCAGCCAGAGATGGTGCTGCTGTCCTGGTACTATTGTGAACTGGTTTTGCCCTAGAGTATCTAGACACTAG